From Paenibacillus graminis, a single genomic window includes:
- the preA gene encoding NAD-dependent dihydropyrimidine dehydrogenase subunit PreA, translating into MADLSIDLAGIKSPNPFWLASAPPTNTGYQVQRAFEAGWGGAVWKTLGDPIINTSSRFAAVHFNGQRVAGFNNIELITDRPLEVNLKEIYETKKRFPDHAVVASLMVEPKQEKWHEIVKRVEAVGVDGLELNFGCPHGMAERGMGAASGQQPDLVEAQTCWVKEVAATPVIVKLTPNITDITVVARHAVKGGADAISLINTINSLAGVDIHSWNTIPNVGGQGAHGGYCGPAVKPIALSMVAECARDRGVGVPISGIGGISTWQDVVEFMLMGSTGIQVCTAVMHHGFRIVEEMIDGLNNYLDDKGLASVTELIGKSVPKYSNWGDLDLNYKVVARINEENCINCNKCHIACEDASHQCIDMLTNAEGKAILQVREEDCVGCNLCSIVCPADGAIDMVALDSGAAPMTWNQRQKVISSLNSLYSEAEVM; encoded by the coding sequence ATGGCAGATTTGAGTATCGATCTTGCGGGGATCAAGTCACCTAATCCATTCTGGCTGGCCTCGGCGCCGCCTACCAATACCGGCTACCAGGTGCAGCGCGCCTTTGAGGCAGGCTGGGGAGGTGCGGTGTGGAAGACGCTGGGCGATCCGATTATCAACACCTCTTCCCGGTTTGCGGCTGTGCATTTTAACGGGCAGCGTGTAGCCGGATTCAATAATATCGAGCTGATTACCGACCGTCCGCTGGAGGTCAACCTCAAGGAAATCTATGAAACGAAAAAAAGGTTTCCGGACCATGCCGTTGTCGCCTCTCTAATGGTGGAGCCGAAGCAGGAGAAATGGCATGAAATCGTCAAGCGGGTCGAAGCTGTCGGCGTAGACGGCCTTGAGCTTAACTTCGGCTGTCCGCACGGCATGGCTGAGCGCGGGATGGGCGCGGCCTCCGGGCAGCAGCCCGACCTGGTGGAAGCCCAGACCTGCTGGGTCAAAGAAGTGGCGGCTACGCCCGTCATTGTGAAGCTGACGCCGAATATTACGGACATTACAGTTGTAGCCCGCCATGCCGTCAAGGGCGGGGCGGATGCAATCAGCCTGATCAATACGATCAACAGTCTTGCCGGTGTCGACATCCATAGCTGGAACACGATCCCGAATGTGGGCGGCCAAGGGGCGCACGGCGGCTACTGCGGTCCGGCTGTGAAGCCGATTGCCCTCAGCATGGTCGCTGAATGTGCGCGCGACCGCGGGGTGGGCGTGCCGATCTCCGGGATCGGCGGCATCTCCACCTGGCAGGATGTGGTGGAGTTCATGCTGATGGGCTCAACCGGCATTCAGGTCTGCACGGCGGTCATGCATCACGGGTTCCGGATTGTCGAGGAAATGATCGACGGCCTGAACAACTATTTGGATGACAAAGGATTGGCATCTGTCACAGAGCTGATCGGCAAATCGGTGCCCAAGTACTCCAACTGGGGCGATCTGGACCTGAATTATAAAGTGGTGGCACGAATTAATGAAGAGAACTGCATCAACTGCAACAAATGCCATATTGCCTGCGAGGACGCCTCGCATCAATGTATTGATATGCTTACAAATGCCGAAGGCAAGGCCATTCTGCAAGTGCGCGAGGAAGATTGTGTAGGCTGCAACCTGTGTTCCATTGTCTGCCCGGCGGACGGGGCGATTGATATGGTGGCTCTGGACAGCGGAGCAGCTCCAATGACCTGGAATCAGCGGCAAAAGGTCATCAGCAGCCTGAACAGCTTATATTCGGAAGCGGAGGTGATGTAA
- a CDS encoding NAD(P)-dependent oxidoreductase, with protein MEHTSPLNTFTPDMFMRNFAEAEPGLTRKGAIEESNRCLYCYDAPCIKACPTSINIPSFIKRIATGNLKGSAQTIMDSNPVGASCARVCPTEELCEGACVLNDASAPIRIGLLQRYATDWAVNSGAQLFKPGVPNGKRVAVIGGGPAGLSAARELAREGFGVVIYEAKELAGGLDTHGIVSFRLPQSISLWEVEQVGKLGVEIRTGMKVGVDVSVEELKAGYDAIVLAAGMGYVPPLGIEGEKLSGVYDAIELVETTKTGIPALELMGQRVAVIGAGNTAIDAATCSVRLGAANVKMVYRRTPAEMTAYDFEYEFAKQEGVEFSWLTLPKRIIGDELGNVTALECVQMKLSGETGKDGRQTPVPVEGSEFLMPVDAVVVAIGQKRRIDLIEALGLEHERGVVKIDEATGRTSDPQIYAAGDIVFGSGEGEAMVVSAAQQGKDAAYAIMKQLSGLQDSVLGSAV; from the coding sequence ATGGAGCACACTTCTCCGTTAAACACATTCACGCCCGACATGTTCATGCGCAATTTTGCCGAAGCCGAGCCCGGCCTCACCCGTAAAGGCGCAATCGAAGAGTCCAACCGCTGCCTGTATTGCTACGATGCGCCCTGCATCAAAGCCTGCCCGACCAGCATTAATATTCCTTCTTTCATAAAGCGCATTGCAACCGGCAATCTGAAGGGCTCGGCACAGACGATCATGGATTCAAATCCGGTTGGCGCCAGCTGCGCGCGGGTCTGTCCAACGGAGGAGCTGTGCGAAGGGGCATGTGTGCTCAATGACGCTTCTGCGCCGATTAGAATCGGCCTGCTGCAGCGCTATGCGACCGATTGGGCGGTCAACAGCGGAGCTCAGTTATTCAAGCCGGGCGTTCCTAACGGTAAAAGAGTTGCGGTCATCGGCGGCGGTCCGGCCGGTCTGTCAGCAGCCAGGGAGCTGGCGCGTGAAGGTTTTGGTGTGGTGATCTATGAAGCGAAGGAGCTTGCGGGCGGACTGGACACACACGGAATCGTCTCGTTCCGGCTGCCGCAGTCCATCTCGCTGTGGGAAGTGGAACAGGTCGGGAAGCTGGGCGTAGAGATCCGTACAGGTATGAAGGTAGGTGTGGACGTCTCTGTAGAGGAGCTGAAGGCGGGATATGATGCCATTGTGCTGGCTGCGGGAATGGGGTATGTTCCGCCTCTTGGCATTGAAGGAGAGAAACTCTCCGGCGTGTATGATGCCATCGAGCTCGTGGAAACCACAAAGACGGGAATTCCGGCGTTGGAGCTGATGGGCCAGCGGGTTGCCGTCATCGGCGCAGGCAACACGGCAATCGATGCGGCCACCTGCTCGGTGCGGCTGGGAGCGGCGAATGTGAAGATGGTCTACCGGCGGACACCTGCGGAGATGACTGCGTATGATTTTGAATATGAATTCGCCAAGCAGGAAGGTGTGGAATTCAGCTGGCTGACCCTGCCGAAGCGGATCATCGGAGATGAACTGGGCAATGTGACCGCTCTGGAGTGTGTGCAGATGAAGCTGAGCGGGGAGACCGGCAAAGACGGCCGTCAGACACCGGTGCCGGTGGAAGGCTCTGAATTCCTGATGCCGGTAGATGCGGTGGTGGTGGCCATCGGACAGAAACGGCGGATTGACCTGATTGAAGCGCTGGGGCTTGAGCATGAACGGGGCGTGGTCAAGATTGATGAGGCAACCGGCCGGACCTCCGATCCGCAGATTTACGCCGCCGGGGATATCGTCTTCGGCTCGGGCGAAGGTGAAGCGATGGTGGTATCCGCTGCCCAGCAGGGCAAGGATGCCGCTTATGCCATTATGAAACAGCTGTCGGGTCTGCAGGATAGTGTGCTTGGCTCTGCCGTCTAA
- a CDS encoding PucR family transcriptional regulator, with the protein MDWELVFTIRDALQRPLFAESEVIGGRTGLNRAIRWVHVLESASFESLIHGEEMILTTGIGASADLPSSLAFMQNLIDKNAACLCIELGAYFSSIPQEMIDLANRHDFPLIIFTRTVRFVDITLDLHSLIINRHHRMLQELESISREFHRLTLTSQGTIKVLQLLSKSTRTQIVYMQPQGKPLFFPALSPEEQAPLLSFFAAFGEEMEGVQPDAAPYIRDYGHKTIALKPVGALDQTWAYILMVCNHKPQEFDCLLLDSASLSIAQELLRTRYMEERKLFSENLWVDELIGGRTQDDNRLKGLVGPDFNVVNELPYRVCLIEIENPRDVKWNSSENDWESITIHLSLILRSIFEKYSLRPLITLKNNRLTVIALDIQSKLPGKLRLQQALDALQHIRSDEKLKDLQLVIGVSKSHRGLKHAYAGYQEAVQALSLYSCYQKSLLFYEELGVFQLLLSLNDGKTLENFIRSYLGPLIDHDLAKGSELLLTLRVYLDHDGSKQIAARNLFIVRQSLYYRLDKITELLGEDFMLPENRISIQVALRAYQLLYPEKFTLPSSRSAQL; encoded by the coding sequence ATGGATTGGGAACTTGTATTTACCATTCGTGATGCACTCCAAAGGCCGCTGTTTGCAGAATCGGAAGTCATCGGCGGCAGAACCGGCCTGAACCGTGCCATCCGCTGGGTGCATGTGCTGGAGAGCGCGAGCTTTGAAAGCCTGATCCACGGGGAGGAGATGATTCTGACCACCGGCATAGGCGCAAGCGCCGATCTGCCCTCTTCCTTAGCTTTTATGCAAAATCTGATTGACAAGAACGCAGCCTGCTTATGCATTGAACTGGGGGCCTATTTCAGCAGCATTCCCCAGGAAATGATTGATCTGGCCAACCGGCATGACTTCCCGCTGATCATTTTTACCCGCACTGTACGCTTTGTAGATATTACTCTTGATCTGCATTCCCTCATTATCAACCGCCATCACCGCATGCTTCAGGAGCTGGAGAGCATCTCCCGTGAGTTCCACCGCCTGACACTGACCTCTCAAGGTACGATCAAGGTGCTGCAATTATTAAGCAAAAGCACCCGTACACAAATTGTGTATATGCAGCCGCAAGGAAAACCTCTGTTCTTCCCGGCACTCTCGCCTGAGGAGCAGGCCCCTCTCCTAAGCTTCTTCGCAGCCTTTGGCGAAGAAATGGAAGGCGTGCAGCCGGATGCCGCCCCTTATATCCGCGACTACGGCCACAAGACGATTGCCCTGAAGCCGGTAGGTGCGCTCGATCAGACCTGGGCTTATATCCTGATGGTCTGCAATCACAAGCCCCAGGAGTTTGACTGCCTGCTGCTCGATTCCGCGTCGCTGTCCATTGCCCAGGAGCTGCTGCGCACGCGGTATATGGAGGAACGCAAGCTGTTCTCGGAGAATCTGTGGGTGGATGAGCTGATCGGCGGCAGAACCCAGGATGACAACCGGCTCAAAGGACTGGTCGGACCGGACTTCAATGTCGTAAATGAACTGCCCTACCGCGTATGCCTCATCGAAATCGAGAACCCCCGCGACGTGAAATGGAACAGCTCGGAGAACGATTGGGAGTCGATCACCATCCATTTGTCGCTCATCCTGCGCTCGATCTTCGAGAAATACTCGCTGCGTCCGCTGATTACACTGAAGAACAACCGCCTCACCGTCATCGCCCTCGATATCCAGTCCAAGCTGCCCGGCAAGCTGCGCCTGCAGCAGGCGCTGGATGCCCTGCAGCATATCCGCTCCGACGAGAAGCTGAAGGATCTGCAGCTCGTGATTGGAGTCAGCAAGTCCCACCGGGGCCTGAAGCACGCCTATGCCGGATACCAGGAAGCCGTACAGGCGCTGTCTCTTTATTCTTGTTACCAGAAGTCCCTTCTCTTCTATGAAGAGCTTGGCGTCTTTCAGCTGCTGCTGAGCCTGAACGACGGGAAGACGCTGGAGAACTTCATCCGCAGCTATCTCGGCCCCTTGATTGACCACGACCTCGCCAAAGGAAGCGAGCTGCTGCTGACCCTGCGCGTCTATCTCGACCACGACGGCTCGAAGCAGATCGCGGCCCGGAATTTATTCATCGTCAGACAATCACTCTACTACCGGCTGGACAAAATCACCGAGCTGCTGGGCGAAGACTTCATGCTGCCGGAGAACCGCATCTCTATCCAGGTTGCCCTGCGCGCCTACCAGCTTCTGTATCCCGAGAAATTCACTCTGCCGAGCTCCCGTTCAGCACAGCTTTAA
- a CDS encoding aspartate aminotransferase family protein yields the protein MQSLGNESELAIQKDQQYLWHNITPYSEKNPPMIAAAASGSWVTDIDGNKFLDGMSGLWCVNVGYGRKELAEAAYHQLLSLPYFPLTQSHMPAIALAEKLNEWLEGDYVIFFSNSGSEANEAAFKIARQYQQQIGQHYRHKFIARYRGYHGSSLGALSATGQAQRKYKYEPLSGGFLHVAPPDSYRRPAGMTVEEFNLQSAQAIEDTMVWEGVETVAAVIMEPVITGGGVIVPHQVYLDRVQEICRRHGVLLIIDEVICGFGRSGRKFGHHNFGVKPDIITMAKGLTSAYLPLSATAVRKDIYDAFKDNSDDYGHFRHVNTFGGNPAACALALRNLEILEQENLVERADMLGKRLAAGFAELLDHKLVGDIRSFGLVIGIELVADKATKQPADLAVVKGIIGGCKTKGLIIGKNGDTVAGFNNVLTIAPPLSSTDEDIQFIIDTVKAVLNGSSAE from the coding sequence ATGCAAAGCCTGGGGAACGAAAGCGAGCTGGCCATCCAAAAGGATCAGCAGTATTTATGGCATAACATTACCCCCTACAGTGAAAAAAATCCGCCTATGATCGCTGCAGCGGCAAGCGGATCATGGGTGACGGATATTGACGGGAACAAGTTTCTGGACGGCATGTCCGGCCTATGGTGTGTGAATGTTGGTTATGGGCGCAAGGAGCTGGCGGAGGCGGCTTATCATCAGCTTCTTAGCCTGCCGTATTTCCCGCTCACGCAAAGCCATATGCCGGCAATTGCGTTGGCTGAGAAGCTGAACGAATGGCTGGAGGGAGACTATGTCATTTTCTTCTCCAACAGCGGTTCGGAAGCCAACGAAGCTGCCTTCAAAATAGCCCGCCAATACCAGCAGCAGATCGGCCAGCATTACCGTCATAAATTCATCGCCCGCTACCGGGGCTATCATGGCAGCTCGCTTGGCGCGCTCTCGGCTACCGGCCAGGCACAGCGGAAATATAAATACGAGCCGCTGAGCGGCGGATTTCTGCATGTGGCCCCGCCGGACAGCTACCGCCGTCCAGCCGGCATGACCGTGGAGGAATTCAACCTCCAGAGTGCGCAGGCGATTGAGGATACGATGGTCTGGGAAGGCGTGGAGACGGTAGCAGCTGTCATTATGGAGCCGGTGATTACCGGGGGCGGCGTCATTGTGCCGCATCAGGTCTATCTGGACCGGGTACAGGAGATCTGCCGCAGGCATGGCGTGCTGCTGATTATTGACGAGGTCATTTGCGGCTTCGGGCGTTCCGGCCGCAAATTCGGCCATCATAATTTTGGTGTAAAGCCGGATATCATCACCATGGCCAAAGGACTGACCAGCGCCTACCTGCCGCTGTCGGCAACGGCGGTCCGCAAGGATATCTACGATGCCTTCAAGGACAACAGTGACGATTACGGGCATTTCCGCCATGTGAATACCTTCGGCGGCAACCCCGCTGCCTGTGCGCTTGCCCTGCGCAATCTGGAAATCCTGGAGCAGGAGAACTTGGTGGAGCGCGCCGATATGCTGGGCAAGAGGCTGGCTGCCGGGTTCGCCGAGCTGCTGGACCACAAGCTGGTAGGGGATATCCGCAGCTTCGGGCTGGTCATCGGCATTGAGCTGGTAGCCGATAAGGCCACCAAGCAGCCTGCCGACCTGGCTGTCGTCAAGGGCATTATTGGCGGGTGCAAAACGAAAGGGCTGATCATCGGCAAAAACGGCGATACCGTAGCAGGCTTCAATAATGTGCTTACTATCGCTCCGCCGCTGTCCTCCACCGATGAGGATATCCAGTTTATCATCGATACAGTTAAAGCTGTGCTGAACGGGAGCTCGGCAGAGTGA
- a CDS encoding CoA-acylating methylmalonate-semialdehyde dehydrogenase yields MSLLVKQTEKLKNYVNGAWVESFSGQQEEVFNPATGEVIAYVPISSRGELDTAVKAASEAYHSWKKVAVPRRARYFFQYQQLLVEHWNELAGLITLENGKSLEEALGEVQRGIECVEFAAGIPTLMMGSQLPDIATGVESGMYRYPLGVVGGIAPFNFPMMVPCWMFPLAVACGNTFVMKPSERTPLLMNRLAELFAEAGFPPGVLNVVHGAHEVVNGLLEHEEVKAISFVGSQPVAEYVYKQGTSFGKRVQALAGAKNHSIVLPDADLGSAVKNIIAAAFGSAGERCMACSVVVVHEAVADELVRRLSEASDSLKIGNGKDEGVFLGPVIRQSNKERTIAYIETGIQEQAELVRDGRLDSAAAGAGYFLGPTLFDHVQPGMAIWRDEIFAPLLAVVRVKDLAEAIAVANQSPFANGACIYTDSAKAIREFREEIDAGMLGVNLGVPAPMAFFPFSGYKKSFYGDLHANGRDGVEFYTRKKMVTARY; encoded by the coding sequence ATGTCTCTGCTTGTGAAGCAAACGGAGAAATTGAAGAACTATGTGAATGGAGCCTGGGTCGAATCCTTCTCCGGACAGCAGGAAGAAGTATTTAATCCGGCAACCGGCGAGGTCATTGCTTATGTCCCGATCTCCAGCCGGGGGGAACTGGATACTGCCGTGAAGGCGGCTTCAGAGGCGTACCACTCCTGGAAAAAGGTTGCGGTACCGCGCCGCGCCCGCTATTTCTTCCAGTATCAGCAGCTGCTGGTGGAGCATTGGAACGAGCTGGCCGGACTGATCACCCTGGAGAACGGCAAAAGCCTGGAGGAAGCGCTCGGTGAAGTGCAGCGCGGCATTGAATGTGTGGAATTTGCCGCCGGCATTCCCACGCTGATGATGGGCAGCCAGCTGCCGGACATTGCTACCGGAGTCGAGTCGGGCATGTACCGGTACCCGCTTGGGGTAGTGGGCGGCATTGCGCCGTTCAACTTTCCGATGATGGTGCCCTGCTGGATGTTCCCGCTGGCGGTTGCCTGCGGCAACACCTTTGTCATGAAGCCCTCCGAGCGCACGCCGCTGCTGATGAACAGGCTGGCGGAGCTGTTCGCGGAAGCGGGATTTCCGCCGGGGGTGCTGAATGTGGTGCACGGGGCGCATGAGGTGGTGAACGGCCTGCTCGAACATGAGGAGGTCAAAGCCATTTCCTTCGTGGGCTCCCAGCCCGTTGCGGAATATGTCTATAAGCAAGGAACGTCTTTCGGCAAGCGGGTGCAGGCCTTGGCCGGAGCCAAAAACCATTCCATTGTGCTGCCCGATGCCGATCTCGGCAGCGCGGTTAAAAACATCATTGCTGCCGCATTCGGCTCTGCGGGCGAGCGCTGTATGGCCTGCTCTGTGGTAGTTGTCCATGAGGCTGTTGCCGATGAATTGGTCCGCCGCCTGAGTGAGGCGTCGGACAGCCTGAAGATCGGCAACGGCAAGGACGAGGGGGTATTCCTCGGCCCGGTGATCCGCCAGTCGAACAAGGAGCGTACGATCGCTTATATCGAAACGGGAATTCAGGAGCAGGCGGAGCTGGTGCGGGACGGCAGATTGGACAGTGCAGCAGCCGGAGCGGGCTACTTCCTCGGGCCGACGCTTTTCGATCATGTGCAGCCGGGAATGGCCATCTGGCGGGATGAAATTTTTGCGCCGCTGCTGGCGGTAGTGCGGGTTAAGGACCTGGCCGAGGCGATTGCCGTGGCGAATCAGTCACCTTTTGCCAACGGGGCCTGCATCTATACGGACAGCGCCAAGGCGATCCGGGAATTCCGGGAAGAGATTGATGCGGGAATGCTGGGCGTTAACCTGGGCGTGCCTGCGCCGATGGCCTTTTTTCCTTTTTCAGGCTATAAGAAATCCTTTTATGGGGATCTGCATGCGAACGGCAGGGATGGCGTTGAGTTCTATACCCGCAAGAAGATGGTTACCGCACGTTATTAA
- a CDS encoding ABC transporter substrate-binding protein — MNGRKGKFRGGLLVAALIMMISLLAGCGGNNNNAAPAAEGTAGTEASASPEAATAEPAADPVTVKLQLKWVPQAQFAGYFLAQDKGYYAEEGLKVEILPGGPDIVPEQQVAGGSADIGVDWVASLLTSQEQEMPLVQIAQIFQKSGLVLVSKKAAGIAGPAGLKGKKVGNWMGGNEFEILALFDKYKLDSNKDLNFTKQGFTMDQFLGGGIDAASAMTYNEYQVILESGVKAEDLNVIDMNDEGVAMLEDNLFANKNWLEANKETAAKFVRASLKGWKDAMADPEAAVDSVMKLAEEGSTTREHQLTMMTEVAKLIQPEGFDASQLGYTDAAAFQQTADIALKFGVIKTASKVDEAYTNEIVEMAAK, encoded by the coding sequence ATGAACGGGAGAAAAGGCAAGTTTCGTGGCGGGTTGCTGGTGGCTGCCCTGATCATGATGATTTCTTTGCTGGCAGGCTGTGGGGGCAACAATAATAATGCAGCTCCGGCGGCTGAGGGGACGGCAGGGACAGAGGCTTCCGCTTCTCCGGAAGCAGCCACGGCAGAACCGGCTGCAGATCCGGTAACCGTCAAGCTGCAGCTCAAATGGGTGCCGCAGGCCCAATTCGCCGGTTACTTCCTGGCACAGGATAAAGGGTATTATGCCGAAGAAGGGCTGAAGGTAGAGATTCTGCCCGGCGGTCCGGATATTGTGCCGGAGCAGCAGGTTGCCGGCGGATCGGCGGATATCGGCGTCGATTGGGTAGCGAGTCTTTTGACCAGCCAGGAGCAGGAGATGCCGCTGGTGCAGATCGCGCAGATCTTCCAGAAGAGCGGACTGGTGCTGGTATCCAAGAAGGCTGCGGGGATTGCCGGACCGGCTGGCCTGAAGGGCAAGAAGGTCGGCAACTGGATGGGCGGCAACGAGTTTGAGATTCTGGCACTCTTCGATAAATACAAACTGGATTCGAACAAAGATCTGAACTTTACCAAGCAGGGCTTCACGATGGACCAGTTCCTTGGCGGCGGGATCGATGCGGCCTCGGCCATGACCTATAACGAATACCAGGTCATCCTGGAATCCGGCGTCAAGGCGGAGGATCTGAACGTAATCGACATGAACGATGAAGGGGTGGCGATGCTGGAAGACAACCTGTTCGCCAACAAGAACTGGCTTGAAGCCAATAAGGAAACGGCAGCCAAGTTCGTCCGCGCTTCCCTGAAGGGCTGGAAGGACGCAATGGCCGATCCGGAGGCGGCGGTAGACAGCGTGATGAAGCTGGCGGAAGAGGGCAGCACCACCCGTGAACATCAGCTGACGATGATGACAGAGGTTGCCAAGCTGATCCAGCCGGAGGGCTTCGATGCATCCCAGTTGGGCTATACCGACGCGGCTGCGTTCCAGCAGACCGCAGATATCGCACTGAAGTTCGGTGTCATCAAGACGGCATCCAAGGTGGATGAAGCCTATACGAACGAAATTGTGGAAATGGCGGCAAAATAA
- a CDS encoding ABC transporter permease produces the protein MERNTTVRDTSFIASTGKEIKSASITSTNNGISTVYSGRRNPRRPFRWLNPGVILPLLAGILFLFLWEFQVFHKLLDLKKYQLPLPSAIAEAMRDNFSLLLSYTGYTLAEAAAGMLIGSACGFLIALAATAWPRWGGGSLTLVAALNAVPIVALAPIMNLWFGDGIGSRAAIVTATTMAAMAINAYKGMSAVDPLALDLMHSYAAGKPAVFRYLRIRNSLPYVFTAFKINTTASMIGAIVGEFFFSSRGLGYLLSNSVKVAKMPLGWSCIVLAAIAGVIFYLIVERLEKVFIKWHSSQRA, from the coding sequence ATGGAGAGAAACACTACCGTGCGGGATACATCCTTCATAGCCTCAACGGGCAAAGAAATTAAATCTGCCTCTATTACGTCAACTAACAACGGTATATCGACTGTTTATAGTGGACGGAGAAACCCCCGGCGTCCGTTCAGGTGGCTGAACCCCGGTGTGATTCTGCCCCTGCTGGCCGGGATATTATTCCTCTTCCTATGGGAGTTTCAGGTTTTTCACAAGCTCTTGGATCTCAAAAAGTACCAGCTTCCGCTGCCCTCGGCCATTGCGGAGGCGATGCGGGATAACTTCAGCCTGCTGCTGTCTTATACCGGTTATACGCTGGCCGAGGCGGCTGCGGGGATGCTGATTGGTTCAGCCTGCGGTTTCCTGATCGCGCTGGCGGCAACCGCCTGGCCCCGCTGGGGGGGAGGCAGCCTTACCCTCGTGGCTGCGCTGAATGCCGTGCCGATTGTGGCGCTCGCCCCCATTATGAATCTGTGGTTCGGGGACGGCATCGGGTCCCGCGCCGCAATCGTTACAGCGACCACGATGGCTGCGATGGCGATTAATGCCTACAAGGGCATGTCAGCTGTTGACCCGCTGGCTCTGGATCTGATGCATTCGTATGCAGCCGGCAAACCTGCGGTATTTCGTTACCTGCGTATCCGGAACAGTCTGCCCTATGTGTTCACTGCGTTCAAGATCAATACCACGGCCAGTATGATTGGAGCCATTGTCGGGGAATTCTTTTTCTCTTCGCGGGGGCTTGGCTACCTGCTATCCAACTCGGTCAAGGTGGCCAAAATGCCGCTCGGCTGGTCCTGTATCGTACTCGCGGCCATTGCCGGGGTAATCTTCTACCTGATTGTGGAACGGCTGGAGAAGGTGTTCATCAAGTGGCATTCCTCCCAGCGGGCCTGA
- a CDS encoding ABC transporter permease: MKGNSTFMRDRVLPLFVWIFGLLAVWEAVSWWLLHVSKTPLAQSKLPYVHEVAATLWKYSSTLLKEGGATFGNAGVGFLIGAAAGVLLAVLMSLSKTVEQLAFPYAVASQMIPILGLAPIIYGIVRDEQVSRIIISGYITFFPVALNMLRGLRSVDLPAVELMHSLAAKPWAVYWKLRFPAALPGLFSGLKIAAPLAVTGAILVELMGAQHGIGVIMLRNLYYGPSHTYMFWSTVLVGALLGIASYWLMSLVERLAAPWQPEFRPKGGSR, from the coding sequence ATGAAGGGGAACAGCACGTTTATGCGGGACCGCGTGCTGCCGCTGTTCGTCTGGATCTTCGGCCTGCTGGCAGTCTGGGAGGCGGTCTCCTGGTGGCTGCTGCATGTGTCCAAGACACCGCTGGCCCAGTCTAAGCTGCCTTATGTTCATGAAGTGGCGGCAACCTTATGGAAATATAGCAGTACGCTGCTCAAGGAAGGCGGGGCGACCTTCGGCAACGCCGGCGTTGGATTTCTGATCGGTGCAGCGGCCGGAGTGCTCCTGGCAGTGCTGATGAGCCTGTCGAAGACGGTTGAACAGCTCGCCTTTCCTTATGCGGTGGCCTCGCAGATGATTCCGATTCTGGGGCTGGCTCCGATTATCTACGGCATTGTACGGGATGAGCAGGTGTCGCGGATTATCATTTCCGGGTACATTACTTTTTTTCCAGTCGCTCTGAATATGCTCCGCGGGCTGCGCAGTGTCGATCTCCCGGCAGTGGAGCTGATGCACTCTCTTGCTGCGAAACCTTGGGCTGTATATTGGAAGCTGCGCTTTCCGGCTGCGCTGCCGGGCCTGTTCAGCGGACTCAAGATCGCGGCACCGCTCGCGGTAACCGGAGCGATCCTTGTAGAGCTCATGGGCGCACAGCATGGCATCGGTGTCATTATGCTGCGCAATCTCTATTACGGTCCTTCTCATACGTACATGTTCTGGTCAACCGTGCTTGTCGGCGCCTTGCTCGGAATAGCCAGCTATTGGCTGATGAGTCTGGTGGAACGCCTGGCAGCGCCATGGCAGCCGGAATTTCGCCCGAAAGGGGGCAGCCGCTGA
- a CDS encoding ABC transporter ATP-binding protein, with the protein MSLAAAKIPEIQLQNVEMRYQTDTADVLALHQVSLDIAKGEFVSLLGPSGCGKTTLLRLMADLLTPTGGDVTVAGKSAREARLAQKYGIVFQSPVLYDWRKVKHNITLPLELMGVKKSIREDKALELLDLVGLQGFADKYPWQLSGGMQQRVAIARALSMEPEILLMDEPFSALDEFTRERLNEELLAVWSKVQSTIVFVTHSIPESIFLSDRVFVLSPHPGRLSAVVDIPLPRPRTAEMRNSPEFFELIARIRGSFEGVQG; encoded by the coding sequence ATGTCATTAGCAGCGGCAAAAATTCCTGAGATACAGCTGCAGAACGTCGAGATGCGTTACCAGACAGACACAGCCGATGTGCTTGCACTGCATCAGGTAAGCCTGGATATCGCTAAAGGGGAGTTCGTTTCCCTGCTGGGACCGTCCGGCTGCGGCAAAACTACACTGCTCAGACTGATGGCAGATCTTCTCACGCCAACTGGCGGAGACGTTACGGTAGCCGGCAAAAGTGCGCGTGAAGCCCGGCTGGCCCAAAAGTACGGTATCGTGTTCCAGAGTCCGGTCCTTTATGACTGGCGGAAGGTGAAGCATAATATAACGCTGCCTCTGGAGCTGATGGGCGTGAAGAAGTCCATCCGTGAGGATAAAGCGCTGGAACTGCTGGATCTCGTAGGCCTGCAGGGCTTCGCCGACAAGTATCCGTGGCAGCTCAGCGGAGGAATGCAGCAGCGGGTAGCTATTGCCAGAGCGCTGTCGATGGAGCCGGAAATCCTGCTGATGGATGAACCCTTCTCTGCGCTGGACGAATTCACCCGTGAACGTCTGAATGAGGAGCTGTTGGCTGTGTGGAGCAAGGTGCAGAGCACTATTGTCTTCGTAACCCACAGCATTCCAGAGTCGATTTTTCTCTCGGACCGCGTGTTCGTGTTGTCTCCGCATCCGGGCAGGCTGTCCGCCGTTGTGGATATTCCGCTGCCGCGTCCGCGCACAGCGGAAATGAGGAACAGCCCGGAATTTTTTGAACTGATCGCCCGTATCCGCGGTAGCTTCGAAGGGGTGCAGGGATGA